The following coding sequences are from one Eptesicus fuscus isolate TK198812 chromosome 7, DD_ASM_mEF_20220401, whole genome shotgun sequence window:
- the NTS gene encoding neurotensin/neuromedin N, which translates to MMAGMKIQLVCMILLAFTSWSLCSDSEEEMKAFEADLLTNVHTSRVSKASVPSWKMTLLSLCSLINNLDGQAEETGEFHEEELVTRRKFPIAVDDFSLEAMLTIYQIRNICHSRAFQHWEVIQEDVLDNGNDKNEKEEVIKRKIPYILKRQLYKNKPRRPYILKRDSYYY; encoded by the exons ATGATGGCAGGAATGAAAATCCAGCTGGTCTGCATGATCCTCCTGGCTTTCACCTCCTGGAGTCTGTGCTCAG ATtcagaagaggaaatgaaagcATTCGAAGCAGATTTATTGACCAATGTGCACACATCAAGg gtCAGCAAGGCAAGTGTTCCCTCTTGGAAAATGACTCTGCTGAGTCTTTGCAGTCTTATAAATAACCTGGACGGACAAGCTGAGGAAACAGGAGAGTTTCATGAAGAGGAGCTTGTTACAAGAAGGAAATTTCCCATTGCCGTGGATGACTTTAGCTTGGAAGCAATGCTGACAATATACCAGATCCGAAATATCTGTCACAGCAGGGCCTTTCAACACTGGGAg GTGATTCAGGAAGATGTTCTTGATAATGGAAAtgacaaaaatgaaaaggaagaagttataaagagaaaaattccTTATATTCTGAAACGGCAATTATATAAGAATAAACCCAGACGACCCTACATCCTCAAAAGAGATTCTTACTACTACTga